The Pollutimonas sp. M17 sequence CTGGTGTGCTGGAACATCTCGTTGGCCGCCTGGACGTAGGCATCCCATTTCCTGCGGTTGCGCCAGTCGTCCGGCGTGATCTTGAAGGACTTGAACGGCGATTCCTCGCGCTCGCGAAAGCGCTTCAATTGCTCGTCTTTGGTGACCGCCAGCCAGAACTTCAGCACCACGGCGCCGCTGTCCAGCAGTTGCGACTCGAACTGGTTGATCTCCCGATAGGCGCGCCGCCATTCGGTGGCGGAGGCATATCTTTCCACGCGTTCGACCAGGACTCGCCCATACCAGGACCTGTCGAAGATGGCGATGTTTCCGGGGCGGGGAAGGTCGCGCCAGAAGCGCCACAAATAGGGATGGGCAAGCTCATCGCCGGTGGGGGCGGAAATGGGAATGGCGCGGAACTGGCGGGCATCCAGCGCATGGGTGATGCGGCGTATGGTGCCGCCCTTGCCGGCGGCATCCTGGCCCTCGAAGACCAGCACCACCGCGGTGTCCTGGAACTTGCCATGCTGCGCCAGGCGGGCCAGGCGGCGCTGCCACTCCGCCAGCTGCCTGTCGTATTCGTCGTCGGCCAGCTTCGCCGTATAGTCCAGTGCCTGCAGCGTGGGCGGCGCTTGGGCCGCCCCGGCGACGATGCGTGTGTCCGAGGGGTGGCTGGAAGGCTTGCGGCTTCCTTCGCGCAAGGCGGCCAGCACGGCCCGTCCGGTGCAGATTGTGCGCATGTCCGGATCGGCGGCGGGGATGACGCGCCATGGGGCATGTTCGCCGTCGGTCATCGATATCGCCAGCGCGGCGGCGTCGCGCAGACGCTCGAATTTTTTTCCGGCCTTGACGTCCTCGGGCCGGACCTGCCACGCCGTGTCGGGATTCGACAGCAGTTCGACGGTTCGGCGCTTTTGCGCCTTCTTGGACAAGTGATACCACAGCTTGACGATCTGCACCCCATTGTCCGAAAGCGTGCTTTCGAACTCGCGTATTGCGCGCGCCATCGAGCGGATCTTTTCCTGATCGGGATGCTTCCGGGCGGCCTCGGCCAGCAAGGGCCGGTACCACGAGCCGAATACGATGCCCGTCTTGCCCTTGGCGGGCAGATTGCGCCAGTAGCGCCACAGAAAAGGATGGGATTGTTCTTCCTGCGTGGGTTCGCCGAACGCCAGGGTGCGTACGTGGCGGGCATCCATCCATTCGTTCAGCAGGCTGATGGACGCGCCCTTGCCCACCCCGTCGATGCCCGCGATGACGATCAGCAAGGACCGCTGCGCCTTCGCCAGGCGTGCGTACTGCGCCTTGAGCAAGGCGGTGCGCAATCGCGCTTCGGCGGCCCCGGCTTTCTCGCGGCCGAAGACCGGATCCAATTCGGCGACGGAAAACAGGGAGTCCATGCCGGGCCTGATACAGGAAGTCAGGCGCTGAAAAACAGTTCGTGCAGCGCCGCGCCCGGCTCGGGCGCGCGCATGAAGGCTTCGCCCACCAGGAAGGCATGGACCTCGTGATCGCGCATGAGCTTGACGTCTTGCGGA is a genomic window containing:
- the pap gene encoding polyphosphate:AMP phosphotransferase, whose protein sequence is MFSVAELDPVFGREKAGAAEARLRTALLKAQYARLAKAQRSLLIVIAGIDGVGKGASISLLNEWMDARHVRTLAFGEPTQEEQSHPFLWRYWRNLPAKGKTGIVFGSWYRPLLAEAARKHPDQEKIRSMARAIREFESTLSDNGVQIVKLWYHLSKKAQKRRTVELLSNPDTAWQVRPEDVKAGKKFERLRDAAALAISMTDGEHAPWRVIPAADPDMRTICTGRAVLAALREGSRKPSSHPSDTRIVAGAAQAPPTLQALDYTAKLADDEYDRQLAEWQRRLARLAQHGKFQDTAVVLVFEGQDAAGKGGTIRRITHALDARQFRAIPISAPTGDELAHPYLWRFWRDLPRPGNIAIFDRSWYGRVLVERVERYASATEWRRAYREINQFESQLLDSGAVVLKFWLAVTKDEQLKRFREREESPFKSFKITPDDWRNRRKWDAYVQAANEMFQHTSTPDCPWHLVPSDDKRHARIAVLECIVKALEHIRNGKKKS